CATCTTCTACTAATTTGTACAGAGAGGGGGAAGATACATACAGTTACACACCCCTGTTGGACTTCCTGGCCAACAAGCAGGGTCCAACTCTTGTCCAACCGCAGAAGAGAGAGACGATAAGATCCCCACGCACGAGATGCGTCACTTCCTTTAGGGTCCCCAGGGGTGAGAAGcctaattttcttttcttccacaaAAGAATTAAAGCAAAAGGCTTATACTTTTCCTGTTAATTCAACTCCTTCCCGCTCACAAATGAAAGGGAAACGATACTGTAACTTCTGTGTAAAAATATTCTGAGTGAAATAAAAATGcaggaaagacacacacagggaaatgTTTACATTGTGCAGATATAACTTTCTCTCCAGTCTTTTCTTAAGACGTTTGTAACTAACAGTATTTAACCATTAGCAAAGTCCAGAAAACTAGTCAGCTAATGTGTTACTAGCTCTATTTCTATCCTGAGCAGGAAGGAGTTCAACCATTCTgttttttgatgactttcagactttatttatgcatttgttTTAAAGGCAAAATGAGTTAAGGCACACAGTTCAGAGGTTATGGTATATTAGAATCTGTTTCACATGCTTCCAGCAAGCTGATATCACCTGCACTTTATGGAACAACCAAGTGTATTTTTGCAGGTAATTTAGCATAGTATTAATTTCAAACCTAAAACACAAGAAGTTATTTTTCTACTCTTAGTATTTACATTAAAATCTTTCAACTGCTTATGGAAGTGATGTATCTCACTTGTGGGGGCCCTACTGTACTCTCTTCCCATTGGGTTGCAGACTTGGGGTCCCCACATAGACTGGGTCGCCATACTTGAGGACAGCAGCTTTGTGTCAGACTTGTAACTGAAAATGGAGCAACTGAAAGAAGCAAAAGCAAAAATGTTGTATTGAAATGGGGAACTCTTGTATGttgggtgtgtgcgtgttcaTTTTCATCTATGTCACAAACTGTTATTCCACTGTGTATTTATAGCATGGCCCTTtgagtactgtactgtatatcacatCATTGCATATAAAGAGCCATGTTACAAATAGCATGTTAGTCTTATCTAAGTCTGGGATTGTATGTATACAGCAGGCCTGGTTGACTCCCAGaatgggggtggtggtggtgtgtgtgtgtgtgtgtgtgtgtgtgtgggagggggttACACACAGCAGGAGGTTTTAACAGTGCAGCTGGGAGGGCCCATCTTTTGGATTCCATTCCAGTGCTACGTCTGCCACAAATAGATATTCGAGTTCCTTCCATAAACTTGTTGGGGGTGTGACCTGGAAGGGGCTTGAGTCAGAAGGGAGGGCTCTGTTGACAGGGTTGGTGGTGTCAGTGTGTATAAAAGCTCACAGCTGAGAGGCAGACAGCACGTTTGGAAAAAGATTTTAGCGAGGCCAAAGGGCTCTTCACTTGCAGCCAGCAGCTCCACTCCTCCGCCGCCTAAACACAGAAGCCATGACTGAGAGACGTATTCCTTTCACCCTGCTCCGCACCCCGAGCTGGGACCCATTCCGTGACTGGCACCATCGCATCTTTGACCAGTCCTTCGGCATGCCAGCCCAGCCCGAGGACTTCACCACATTCCCCAGCACCCACTGGCCGGGGTACATGCGGCCCTCCATGATGACACCGGACATGAGCCTCATGGGCCAAATGAGCCCCATGATGCCCCACGCTCCCCTGATGTACCCAGCCCCCATGATGGCCCAGCAGGCCCGTGCCCTGTCCCGCCAGATGAGCAGCGGCGTGTCGGAGATCAAGCAGACCCAAGACAGCTGGAAGGTGTCCCTGGATGTCAACCACTTCTCACCTGAAGAGCTGGTGGTGAAGACCAAGGACGGTGTGGTGGAAATCACTGGTGAGCACTCATTTCTCCTTCACTCATCCCCTGTTTGTACTTTACTGTTACTAGTGCATGATGATTCAAGAAGCGCAGTATTTTCCTAACTTTGTTAGACTAAAAACCTGAGGTGCTGAAGGTAATATCCTGTCAGGAAGAGCCAGCCTTTGATTGGGCCAACAGCAAAGTAATAACATCTAATGTGCTTATCTATAGGACAGATGCATAGATAACAGAATGTCTCACTTGGTGTACTTCGGTTTGTCTCTTCCCTGCATAATAGAAATTGCTACAGtactgggggaaaaaagacACAAGATAAAAAGGCAGGAAACATTTTTGCTCGGTCAAGCACAGGGCAGATGCATAGCTGCATAGTTACATAATATCCTGAGACAATATACTGGGTTCCAGCGCACTGGAGGGCGGGGGCTTTTGGCTGCACGCCTGCTAGAtgcaaaacaacacacaatttaACATGTGGGTGTTGACTTTTGCAGCAGCTCTCAGATGAACACAGTGCAGAAGCTGTTTTCTTAAATAGCCGGTTTCACTTCTGGCCATGAAATGTTTTCATTGTCTGTCCATGCTTGTGAAGGACCAAACCAAAAGGTGCAAACctgaagaagtgtgtgtgtggaatggATCATATAAAAGCTTAGCCCTTTGAGGCCTTAAGCTCCCCTTTTCTTTTGAGTCAGTTTCAGCCTCTCTGTCTGCCATTTCACAAAGAATCATGCCCTTAGAGTAGGGGATTCAGCCGTGACTCACCCAGTGTGTCTGCTATTTTAAAAGGACTGCTGGATCTTGTCCAGTTCCAGGGTCCCAGGCCGGGCTAAAGCCTATATCTCCCTGCTGGGAGACTGTGCATAGTCAGGAACAGATAAACAAAGCTCCAAGTGGAATTTGCCACCTCATGTTTCTTAGTGTAGAGTTTTTATTTGATGCATACTCAGAACTAATGACCCTAAATGTGGTAGTTGACAAAGTGCAGACTGCTTCCAGCCACACTCATGCCAGCAGTGTCTTCCTGTTGAAAAGAGGACAGCTCCCTGAGGAAAGCAACCTTCATCAGTCCGTTgtcaaaacaaacatattactgTATCTAGAGATAGAAAGAACATCACAGCCAGCCATTATGAGACTGACAGATCCTGATGAATAAAGATTGGTGAGGATCTTCTGTGACTAGTATGTCTGTGGCTACGTGGGGAGCAGCTGCACAAGATAAAAATACCACCACAAAGCTTCCACAAGCACAAAATAGCACCGTCATTGTGCTATTAGCATGCATgacaaatacacatacagtataatactAGATAAATAAACATGTCATGACGTTTtgagaaatacacttatttactttcttgGCCAGAGTGtgatgagaataatgataccaCTCATGTGtgcagtaaatatgaagctaacaCCAGGAGACCCACCCAAGACACAAAATAATGATGGATGTAAAGCTAGACCCGGCCCAGTAGAGCACAGATCAGGGGCCACGTCAGTGTCAGGATGACACTGTACATCCTTTCTGCACTGAATGAGTCCTGTCTAATGAATTTAATTCAATGTTATGGTTGGCATGTAATTAATATTATGATATGAACTCTTTTTTTACTGTTAATATCATACTGGTTGGCCTGACCGGGGCGCTGTAATTAAAGGACACTGTGTTTAAAAAATAggagcttagcttagcataaacagCTAACTTGGCCCTGTCCAAATCTAACAACATCTGCCTATAGTACCAGCACCTCTATGTGTATTTTTTAGacattaaacaaaatataacGTGTCAATTAGTGAGTTTCAGAGGTGCTGGTAGACTTTTTGCTAAGCTAAGCGGTggctagcttcatatttagcgtacAGACAGGAGATTGGTATCGCTCTTCTCAACTAACTCTAGGCGTGAAAGTGAATACTGGTGTTGTGTGAAAGTCTGTTCCCCTGTCAATATGTTTTCCCCTTTTCTAAATCTAAACCAAACCGCATCCATCACACCAACCAATTAATAATTACATTTCTGCTATGCCTAACCTAAGCCCTAACCTCAACTACGGAGGGTCGGAGCTACGGAAAAACACCATTAGTGAAGGAAACACTATTCGAAGTGGTAACAGACTTGGACCTGTTAGAATATTACCTTAAACGTAGAACTATTCTTCTAAGTATCTGCATTTTGGCTTTGTATCTGACATGCAGTATATAAAAACCATGGAGATTGGTAGATCAAATatgaaataagaaaaacatgctATAGCAGCAACAGCACAgatgtaatttattaaataaatcaTGGATGCATTCCATTTAGGTGTATCAATTCCAGGGTCCTGGCATTGTGCATGTTGACTCTACGGAATGGTTTTTGTGCAAGTTTAAGCGAGTTATAGATTATAGTTAATATTCATTTTACAAAGACATACAAGATGTCTCCCTGCAGAATTGGTGCACCACAATACAGTCTTAT
This genomic interval from Perca flavescens isolate YP-PL-M2 chromosome 13, PFLA_1.0, whole genome shotgun sequence contains the following:
- the hspb1 gene encoding heat shock protein beta-1 translates to MTERRIPFTLLRTPSWDPFRDWHHRIFDQSFGMPAQPEDFTTFPSTHWPGYMRPSMMTPDMSLMGQMSPMMPHAPLMYPAPMMAQQARALSRQMSSGVSEIKQTQDSWKVSLDVNHFSPEELVVKTKDGVVEITGKHEERKDEHGFVSRNFTRKYTLPSTANIEKVSSTLSPEGVLTVEAPLIRPAIECSETTIPVNVDNKGGVVKK